The genomic segment AAGTTTGGCCGGCGAACGATCACGATCGGGCACGCCGACCCGGCCTGGAGCGGACTCTACCGCAAGGTCGAGAAGCCGGAGCCGGACGGGTGCCCGATGCCGGCTTCAGGGTCGAAGGATTGGCGATGGAGCATCGATCGCACAGGCACCTTCTCGGATGGCGAGCTCAAGGTCATGTACTGCCAAGTCGAGGCACCCGAGGACATCGGCTCGACGCTCTGGCGCTGGCTCTTCATGAACGGGAACACACTTCTTTCGTCTGGACATCGCAGGACTCGAACCGGAGCGATGCGCGCAGCCGAGAGATCGGCGCGCGTTGAATGGCGCATTCGCAACCAACAGAAAGGAACACCATGAACGATCCAATCCAGTTTCTCGCAGGAGCCGTCGCAGTGACGCTCGCGGTCGCGGTCTCGATCCACCCGGCCGGCGGACCCGGCACCATCACGACGGGCGACATCGCCGGCTGGGGTCTTCGCAAGATGGGGGCGATCGAGATCGACATCCCCGGCATTCTCAACTCGGGCGTGCGTGGGCTCGCCAACACGGCGTTTGCTCTGCTGGCCAAGCGGTTCGAGGAATGAGCACGATCGATCTGAGCGACGAGGCGAGGACGGGCATCGTCGACCTGCTCAACGAACTGCTCTTGCTCGACCCCGTCGCGATTGCGGCGTTGGTCGAACACCGGGTCAGTTGCAACAAGGCGCTGGCAGATCACCCCACCGTGCAGGTCCGCGCCTTGGGGTGCGAGACTTACACGATCAGCCTGCTCGGAATCATCAACGGGATCGCTGGAACGCAGCCGGAGGGCGCAAGACACCCGGGCTGGGGATTCATCGCGGGTGAGTTCGGGGAGGTGAGCGGGAAGCTCATTCGGTTCGTGAGGATCGACGGAAAGGCTGGGGACCATGGCTGAGATGACGCCGGGCGAGCGAGCAGAGGACGACGAGCGGGCAGCCAACGCGGCAGAGCGCAAGGCGATGACCAAGGAATGTCTCGGCTACGAGATGCGTCGCTACAAGGCCAAGGCGGAAGCCGCGGAGCACTACATGAAAACGGCTGAGCACATCGAGAGGCTCTTCCGTGCCCTCGCCAAGTTCGCGGTGAAGCTGGCCGGAGGTGAGCCGGTATGAGCGGCTCATTCAAGGGCAATCCGTCCGAGCCGTGGCGCGACGCGAAGCAGTATTCGATCGAGGCCAATGGATGGGCCGGACACTTCGCCGGCATGGCATCGCGCGGCAAGACGCTCGGCGAGTTCGTGGACATGCTCGACCATCGCCATCCCGATCTGACGTGGGAGGTACGCTCGCGGGCCAGCATCCGAGGAACGCATCTTGTTGTGATCGAGGGTCTCCGGTGGGGGCAAGCGGTCGTGCCTGGTGACGATCTGGTGCTGGCCGAGATCGATCGGCTCGACGCGGAGAAGCGGTGCAAGAAGGCGAGCAAGGGTCTCGACGACAAAACCAAGACCGAGGCCCTCGCGCTCGCGAGCGAATACCTCGCATCGCCGGACGCAAAAGATTTCGAGCCCGAGCGCTGGCTCATCTTCAAGCGCCAAGACCAAGGATGGGAAGTGCCATGACCCTCGCCATCGACGCCCTGCAGATCGCCCTGAACGGCTGGATCGGTGTGAGCCAATGGCAGCTCACCGACAAGGGCTGGCTTCGGGTCGTGTTTCGCTGCAGGCGCGTCGATGGCAGCTTCGCGGGTCGCGTACAGGAGGCGCCGAGAGCATGAGCGACCATTGCCAAATCTGCGGCAGACGCTTGAGCAACCCGGTGAGCATCGCGAACCACGCGGGGCCCGTCTGCCATCCCCGCTCCCGCTCGCTTCGGCTGGGCAGGCGCCGGGCACGGAAGCCGAGAAAAGGGCAGTTGGAGCTGTTCAAGGAAAGGGACGGTGCAGAATGACACAGGTGAATCCAATGGCAAGCAACGAGCTTGAAAACTTGGCTCGCAGGATCCGCGCGGCGAAGCGTGAGGGCGAGGCGTGGCCGATGATCGTCTACGAGGACATCCTGACCATGGCCGATCGTTGGGACATCGTTGGCCGTGGCAGTGGACACAAGACTTTCAACGCGTGGCTGGTCGCAGAAGTGACCGACCGGAGCTGGAGCCTCGGGAAGTTCAAGTTCGTCCGCGACGTGGTCGGGAAGCTCGGGGAGCATGTGCGCAGGACGTGGCAATGGCTCGCGGCGCAATGGGCCTACAACAACCTATCGGACGAAGAGCTGAAGATCGTCCGGGACTCCTACACGATGTGGCTCCAGAAGCAGCACCACGGCCATCCGCTGTCGCGCGGGATGCTGCAACGTCACGTCCGCGAGATGCGGGCGGGCAAGAAGGCGGAGTGAACCCTGTCGGTGACAACGAATGGCGGAAAGCGGGCGACCGACCACGAGGATAACGAGCGATGTCTAGCGCGCGGGATAGCTCAATGACGACGATGCCGCTGGAGCGAGTGAAAGGGATCGATGACAACGAAGCTCACGGAGTGGGCGAGCGCGATGAATGACAACGACATCGAAGGAGCGGGCAAAAGGAGTCGAGGACAACGACCATGTCCAAGCGAGCGGTGACACCCCAGGACAACGAGGCAGATCAAGTGAACGGAGGCTGAGACCATGACGATGCAACAGGTAGAGACGATTGGGCGCGACGAACTGAAGGCACTGACCGACGACGAGATCGCGGAGGCAATCGCCAAAGCAGAAAAGACCCGGCGCAGCTACGAACGCGAGAAGCGCATGCGGGCGACGCGGCTGCTCAAGCTGGCACCTTACAGCGACAAACCGCAGACGGCGCTACAACTGCTGGCGCGCGAACACTGGCGACTTGTGCAGCACAGCGTGCGGCTGTCGAACGCGATCTGCGACAAGAAGGTCATGCGTGGTCCGGACAAGGGCAAGGTCATCCCGTGCATGCTGCCGGAGGACGTGAAGGCCGATCAGAAGCTCATGGCAGAGGGGGTCAAGTCGCGGGCCGACAAGATGCAACCCGTCATTGAGGCGCAGTTGGAGTTGATGGAGGTCTACCGCGTCTTCTTGCGCGACGTGTTCGGGTGCGGGTCGGTCGTTGCCGGGTACCTGCTCAGCGAGATCGACATCCGGCGCGAGGGGCTCAAGCCGTCCGGCGTCCGGCGCTACTGCGGGTACGCGGTCATCGACGGCAAGGCCGAGCGCCCGCGCAAGGACAACCAACGCTGGATCCCGGCCGAGCAGGCGCGCAACCGCGAGCCTCACCCGCTCAAGGAACTCGACGAACGCGAGACGGACAGCGGAACCGAAGTTCTGGTCAAGATGCCACTCTGCTACAACGCCATGCTCAAGTCGCGTCTGTGGCAGATGATGACGGCCATGCGTAGGAATGCCAGCAAGTGCACGAACAACGCACCATACGGCGTCACGAACAAGTATCTGGAGGTCTGGTACAACGCGAAGCGCGCCGCGCAGACGATGCAGGGGATGAAGCCGGGCAAGGCCGACTCCAAGGGCATGCGCAAGGCCGTGGACCTGTTCTTGCTCGACCTGTACACGGTTTGGCGCAGCATCGAAGGGCTCGACGTGTGGCCCTCGTACTACGACTCCCGGCGCGGATTCGAGCACGGCGGGATCCCACTGCACGAGCAGGGGCCTCGCAGGTTCTCAACCGAGGCGGCGCTGCAGATGGTCGGAGACTTCAAGACGACTCCGCTGCCGGAGAAGCGCAAGTGGACGATGGCATCGGATGAGACGGAGCCGGAGGACGTGCCGGAAGAGTGAGCGCGCAGGCGTGATGACGACGACAAACCGAGAGCGAGCGGAGCACCCGAAGGACAACGGTTGAGCACGAGCGAGCGCAGACGATCGATCAACGATACACCCAGAGCGAGCGAGAAGCCGCGATGAAAACGAGTCCGGATAAGCGGGCGGTGAGCTTCGATGGCAACGATGCGTGCGGAGCGAGAGGCCAAGGGGAATGGCAACGGGTTCAAATGATCGGGCGGTGTCGACGAATGACAGCGGAATTGAACGAACGAGCGAGTAGCACCGATGATAACGGCGGGGCAAGAGCGAGCGAATGGATCGGATGACGACGATGGCCGGTGAGTGGACGACGGGACCCGATGGCAACGGTAAGCCGCGAGCGAGCGGGCATGACGAAGGACGACGATGTTTCATGAGCGAACGCGGCAGGGTAAGGACAACGAACGTTCGAGAGTGGGCGAATACCCGAGAGGACAACGAGTGCGAGCGAGTGGGCGATACCCCTCGACAACAACGGATCCTTCAGAGCGGGCGACAAGTCACGATGATAACGATCGAGCAAGAGCGAGCGATGGGTCGCGATGAAGACGAAGCAGGGCGAGCGGGCGTTGGAAGGGAATGACAACGAGCATGGTCGAGCGAGTGACGATGCACCATGACAACGAGTTGCGAGAAGCGAGCGGCACCCGATAATGACAACGAAGCATCCAGAGCGAACGCAGGAGGGGCATGATAGCGGTTCAAGTCGAGTGGGCGAATCCTGTGGATGACAACGACACACGAAAAGCGAGTGAGAGCTGTTGATGACAACGAAGCACTGGAAGCGAGTGACATAGGTGGATGATAACGGTTGGGTTGGAGCGAACGATTCGGCGGGATGAAAACGAGCGTCTTCAAGTGAGCGACTGTCCGTGATGAAAACGAGTCCCGATAAGCGGGCGAGACCTCGTGAGGATAACGAATGCTGTCGAGTGGGCGAGAAAGATCAATGACAAGGAGCCCAGAGAAGCGAGCGCAGCGCACACAAGGACAACGGGCCGGGAAGAGTGAGCGTTCACCCGAAATGAAAACGATGATCAGAGAGTGGGCGAACCGACCAAATGACAACGACGCTTGTCGAGCGCCCCGGAAAGAAGAACCCATGACCCTCAAGAAGCAACCACCCAAGCCCGAACGCATCACCGCCCGGCTGACGGTCGAGGAACTGGCGATGCTGAATGAACTCGTCAACGCCACGGGGCTGGCGGCCTCCACCCTGATCCGGTCGCTGATCCGAAAGGAGCACGCGGGCTCGAAGCACAGGGCCATAACGGGGTGCGGCAAGACGGACGTTGAACTCGCGGCGCTCATCACCTCGAAGGGAGGTGGACCGGACCAAGCCGCCTGAACGCGAAAGGCCCCGGGTTGCCGCCCGAGGCCCTCGACATCCGCCGCGCTCCCCAGCCCGGCTCTGTTCTTGGGATACAACGCCCAGGACGGACAAGTCAACCCCCGAGCTGGCCTCGGAGGAAGGGAGCGCGGATGATTACGCCAGACCAAGAGAACGACCTGCACCGATTCTTCAACGGCTCGCTCGCGGCGGCGATGGGGATCAAGTCCGCGATGGGTGGGCAGATCGACGCCGCCAAGCTCGGGCGCGGTCGAGACGACGCAACCCGGGACGACGGCGACGATCGGATCCTTGAGGCTTCCTGGGAGTACGGCCACATCGAAGCAACCCTGCGGACGCTGAGCGACGGGGACCGACGGGTGTTGCGTATGGTCTATGAGCCCCTGACGACTGGGGAGACCGACCGCCTCGAAACCTTCGGCGTCAACGCCAGGATCGCGGTGGTGATGTTCGGTAACGACAGGCCCCGGCTCGTAGCCCTGTGCCGCCGCGCCAAGACGGGCAAGGACGGCTCGAAGCAGGAAGCCATGGCCCTGCTGTGCGGGTTGGTCTGGCAGGCCGCCACGAGGGCGCAGCGGGCCAAGGAAGCCTACTCGGTGGCAGCGTCCAACCGTGTGCGTGGCAGCAGGCCCTGGTACGTGCCCGGGTCGAGGTTCTCCAGCCGGAGCGCAGCATGAGTCCGGCGCGCAAGAGGCTCCCGCCCGTGTTCGGAACCGCAGAGCTCGCGGAGTTCCTGAACTGGCCCACGCACCGGGTGCGCCGGTGGTGCCTGCGCAACGGGATCGGCAGACAGGCGGCAAGGCACCAGCGGCTGGAGATCACCTACTCGCAGATCCTCGATCGGGCGCCGGACGTGTACTACGCCCTGCTGGCCGCCGGTGCCATGGACGCCACGACGCGAGCGAGACCGGCGACGCTGGACAACGAACAGGATGAGTCGTGAACCCTGGAAAAGGTGATCGGGAACGACACCGAAGGACACCGGGGTAGCAGGAACGACACCGATCACCGATCATGGGTAGGAGCCCCGTCGCAGAGACGTGCGCGCTCCCCAGGGTCCGCCCGCACCCCTGCGCACAGCGTGGAAAGCGCGGCACGACTTGGCCCCCGCCGTGGGGCCGTGAGCCGGGACACCTCCTCCCCGGCTCAGAACCTGCCTTACCAGCGGGACGCGGCCCCGGAAGGGCTTCCATGGCAACCCCCAAATTCGATCGAGACCGCGCGATCCGCATCGTCGTGGACGCGGTGCAGATGGGGGATGCGCAGGCTTGCGCATTTCACAAGGTGGCGCTGCGAACGCTGCAATCGTATCGAAAGCGGCTCGCTGGCGACCCTGAGCTTGCACAAGCACACGCGGTCAAGAAAGAGCAGGACACCCTTGAATGGGACGCGCAACGCCGCGCGTTTCTGGCTGAGGGGTTCGCGAAGATCCGGGAACTGATCAAGAACGCCGACCTGAAGAACCTGCGGGACGTGGTCGGCGCGTTGAAGATCGCCGGCGAACTGCAGGTGACGGTGGACACACTACATGTCAGCCCTGGAGCTAATCAGCAAAGTCCAAAGGCTGCAGAAGCTTCAGGCGGCTCGGGCGAAGCTGCTGGCGAA from the bacterium genome contains:
- a CDS encoding DUF6011 domain-containing protein, whose amino-acid sequence is MSDHCQICGRRLSNPVSIANHAGPVCHPRSRSLRLGRRRARKPRKGQLELFKERDGAE